From a region of the Nitrospira sp. genome:
- a CDS encoding type IV pilus twitching motility protein PilT: MDISKLLTFGVQQGASDCHISAGEPPMIRLHGDLKKLDHPPLTQDETHALIYDMMSDAQRKNFEEHRECDFSFDLGDIARFRVNVFVQGRGLGAVFRTIPTEILPLEKLGMPPILRQLCDREKGLILVTGPTGSGKSTTLAGMIDYLNNTFEGHILTIEDPVEFVHKSKKCLVNQRELGVHTLSFANALRAALREDPDIILVGEMRDLDTIQLALTAAETGHLVFATLHTSSAPKTIDRIIDAFPPNQQAQVRAQLSETLEAVLTQTLLKKKSGGRIAAVEIMVGTTAVRNLIREGKLHQIPGIMQASQKDGMQTMDMALIDLATRGLVTKAEAQSRSMNPNLFNAAGAA, encoded by the coding sequence ATTGATATCTCCAAACTGTTGACCTTTGGCGTCCAGCAGGGAGCCTCGGACTGCCACATCAGCGCCGGCGAGCCGCCGATGATTCGCCTGCACGGCGACTTGAAGAAACTCGACCACCCTCCCCTGACACAGGATGAAACCCACGCGCTCATCTATGACATGATGAGCGATGCACAGCGCAAGAATTTCGAAGAACATCGGGAATGCGACTTCTCCTTCGACCTCGGCGACATCGCCCGTTTCCGGGTGAACGTGTTCGTCCAAGGCCGCGGGTTGGGCGCCGTCTTCCGGACCATTCCCACCGAGATTCTGCCGCTCGAAAAGTTGGGCATGCCCCCCATTCTCCGGCAGCTCTGCGACCGGGAAAAGGGCCTGATCCTGGTGACTGGGCCGACCGGCTCAGGAAAATCCACCACGCTCGCCGGCATGATCGACTATCTCAACAACACCTTCGAGGGCCACATTCTCACGATCGAAGATCCGGTGGAGTTTGTGCACAAATCAAAAAAATGTCTGGTGAACCAGCGAGAGCTGGGCGTGCACACCTTGTCATTTGCCAATGCGCTGCGTGCCGCGCTCCGCGAAGACCCCGATATCATTCTCGTCGGTGAAATGCGGGATCTGGATACGATCCAACTGGCCTTAACCGCCGCCGAAACCGGACACCTGGTGTTCGCCACCCTCCACACCTCCAGCGCGCCGAAAACCATTGACCGCATCATCGACGCGTTCCCGCCGAATCAGCAGGCACAGGTCCGTGCGCAGCTGTCGGAAACGCTGGAAGCGGTGTTGACGCAAACGCTGCTTAAGAAGAAGAGCGGCGGCCGCATCGCTGCGGTGGAAATCATGGTGGGAACCACGGCCGTACGAAACCTCATTCGCGAAGGCAAGCTGCATCAGATTCCCGGTATCATGCAGGCCAGCCAGAAAGACGGCATGCAGACCATGGACATGGCCTTGATCGATCTGGCCACGCGCGGCCTCGTCACCAAAGCCGAAGCCCAGTCGCGCAGCATGAATCCCAACCTGTTCAATGCGGCCGGCGCTGCCTAA
- the bioF gene encoding 8-amino-7-oxononanoate synthase, whose protein sequence is MFEQHLQKLQDHHLLRRLRTIASATGPTVVLEGREVLLLSSNNYLGLATHPSVVAAAIAGTRQFGAGAGAARLVCGSLTPHQALEAALARFKGTEAALTFAAGYLANIGVIPTLIGKEGFILADRLCHASLIDGCRLSGATFRVYHHCDMHHLERLLARRPAGKPTLIVTDGLFSMDGDIAPMQDITQLAERYGAMIYVDDAHGTGILGRTGRGTLEHCEVESRVPFHMGTLSKALGSSGGYLTGSASFIAYLVNTCRSFTYTTAPTPGSAAAAAAALEIIEQEPERRVRLWENRAQLAQGLLQLGFQLAASASPILPIIVGDPDRAMTMAQSLLDHGVYAPAIRPPTVPPATSRIRLTITADHTTEQIDRALALLKQAGRAINLI, encoded by the coding sequence ATGTTCGAACAGCATCTGCAAAAACTCCAGGATCACCACCTCCTTCGCCGGCTTCGCACTATCGCCTCTGCGACAGGACCGACAGTGGTGCTGGAGGGGCGTGAAGTTCTTCTGCTGTCATCAAACAATTACCTCGGGTTAGCCACTCACCCTTCTGTCGTGGCGGCAGCAATCGCGGGCACACGGCAATTCGGCGCCGGCGCCGGCGCAGCCCGCCTGGTCTGCGGCAGCCTGACGCCTCATCAGGCACTGGAAGCCGCACTCGCCCGGTTTAAAGGCACCGAGGCGGCGCTGACCTTCGCCGCCGGGTATCTTGCCAATATCGGGGTCATTCCTACCCTGATTGGAAAAGAAGGATTCATCCTCGCCGACCGCTTATGCCACGCCAGCCTGATCGACGGCTGCCGCCTCAGCGGGGCCACGTTTCGCGTGTATCACCATTGTGACATGCATCACCTGGAGCGGTTGCTGGCCCGTCGTCCCGCAGGCAAACCCACGCTGATCGTCACCGATGGGCTCTTCAGCATGGACGGCGACATTGCGCCGATGCAGGACATTACACAGCTGGCCGAACGGTACGGTGCCATGATCTATGTCGACGATGCACATGGCACCGGCATCCTGGGACGCACAGGACGAGGCACCTTGGAGCATTGCGAGGTCGAATCCCGCGTGCCCTTCCACATGGGAACCCTGAGCAAAGCCCTCGGAAGTTCGGGAGGCTACCTAACCGGTTCCGCGTCTTTCATTGCCTATCTGGTGAATACCTGCCGGAGCTTTACCTATACGACTGCGCCGACACCGGGCAGCGCCGCTGCCGCGGCTGCCGCGCTTGAGATCATCGAACAAGAACCGGAGCGACGTGTCCGGTTATGGGAAAATCGCGCACAGCTGGCACAGGGACTTCTTCAGCTCGGCTTTCAACTGGCCGCATCGGCCAGCCCGATCCTACCCATCATCGTCGGCGATCCTGATCGCGCCATGACGATGGCTCAGTCGCTCCTCGATCACGGGGTGTACGCTCCAGCGATTCGCCCTCCAACCGTCCCCCCCGCAACCAGCAGAATTCGTCTCACCATCACCGCCGATCACACCACCGAGCAGATCGATCGCGCCCTTGCACTCCTTAAACAGGCCGGGCGCGCCATCAATCTGATTTGA